The following proteins are encoded in a genomic region of Pagrus major chromosome 16, Pma_NU_1.0:
- the LOC141011073 gene encoding phospholipid phosphatase-related protein type 3-like, whose translation MTSPKNKAKKKPPKDSMTLLPCFYFVELPIVLSSLVSLYFLELTDVLSPAMVGFRCYDRDLSMPYVETGDELIPLLMLLSLAFAGPAASIMMGEGLMYCMQSKLKTCPKSESSINAGGCSFNSFLRRTVRFVGVHVFGLLATALVTDVIQLATGYHAPFFLTVCQPNYTAPGVSCDNNAYITRDICMGKDQYAIMSARKTFPSQHATLSGFAAVYISMYFNASINSTTKLLKPLLVFAFCMAAGLAGLTQITQHRSHPIDVYVGYLIGAGIGVYLAVFAVGNFKASEEDAHSLHRLTPAQQKDGLRVLSQRSHDSLYRKTPRVSESREELGAALGSGARSKVRREKASLASLKRASADVELLATRGPMGKETMVTFSNTLPRVANGNSPISPSDELPTTQRHMTFHVPFDPQRSRQLVSEWKQRSLELRSQSSRDEDEGMDGRDGDEGGEGGDQEMPSSLYPTVQANKGIATPTGSRMVVAPPLVHIPEEATRPPPVSPKSAKTRAKWLSLTEGGGVKEPGPGPIAVSTPRVPNTQPNQLPSQQRVTQVIAMSKQQGHGHLTSSTKTSEGGSSSGGGSNCSESPYYRIPSDRDSCTGSNPGSIAGSGSIVTIDAHAPHHPVVRVSASNGKPWEWRNTISGNMMAADTSGDKHRAALQRQENVSQYRDYRTLPVKTDSLCSSSASGSAEGGADLPPPPLPTSSSPLPPPPQLSSSPLPPPPPHSSSSPLPPPPHPSSSPIPPPLPHHASSHMPLPPHLSSQMSPPPLPTSSQMPPPPHSSSSQMPPPPHPSLAQMPPPPHPSLVQMPPPPHPSLAQMPPPPHPSLTQMPPPPHPSSSPLPPPPHHSSSMPPPPHPSCSSMLPPPPHPDLLMDGHSQGLSRTSTLPRRPSVSARSHAEQEHYYKAMQNERML comes from the exons ATGACATCCCCCAAAAACAAAGCCAAGAAGAAACCACCCAAAGACAGCATGACGCTGCTGccgtgcttttattttgtagag CTCCCCATCGTCCTGTCCTCTTTGGTGTCCCTGTATTTCCTGGAGCTGACAGATGTGCTGTCCCCCGCGATGGTGGGCTTCCGTTGCTATGACCGTGACCTCTCCATGCCCTACGTGGAGACGGGCGACGAGCTTATCCCTCTGTTGATGCTGCTGAGTTTGGCCTTCGCTGGACCTGCAGCATCG ATTATGATGGGGGAGGGCCTGATGTACTGTATGCAATCCAAACTGAAGACGTGTCCCAAGTCAGAAAGCAGCATCAATGCTGGAGGCTGCAGCTTCAACTCCTTCCTACGCAGAACCGTGCGCTTCGTCG GTGTTCATGTGTTCGGTCTCCTGGCAACAGCCCTGGTGACAGATGTCATCCAGTTAGCTACTGGTTACCACGCCCCTTTCTTCCTCACCGTCTGCCAGCCCAATTACACGGCCCCGGGAGTGTCATGTGACAACAACGCCTACATCACGCGGGACATCTGCATGGGGAAAGATCAGTATGCCATCATGTCAGCCAG GAAAACATTTCCATCCCAGCATGCAACGCTCTCTGGCTTCGCTGCTGTCTATATATCC ATGTATTTCAACGCCAGCATCAACAGCACGACCAAGCTGCTGAAGCCTTTGCTGGTGTTCGCCTTCTGCATGGCCGCGGGCCTCGCCGGGCTGACGCAGATAACTCAGCACCGCAGTCACCCGATAGACGTCTACGTGGGATACCTCATAGGGGCCGGCATCGGAGTCTACCTG GCTGTGTTCGCGGTGGGAAACTTCAAAGCATCAGAAGAAGACGCTCACTCTTTACACAGACTGACCCCGGCTCAACAGAAGGACGGCCTGAGGGTGCTGAGCCAGCGGAGTCATGACTCCCTGTACAGGAAGACTCCCAGGGTGtctgagagcagagaggagctgggGGCGGCGCTGGGGTCCGGGGCCCGCAGTAaggtgaggagggagaaggCGTCCTTGGCCTCTCTCAAACGAGCGAGTGCTGACGTGGAGCTCCTCGCGACCCGGGGTCCCATGGGCAAGGAAACCATGGTAACCTTCAGCAACACCTTGCCCCGTGTCGCAAACGGCAACAGCCCCATCTCCCCCTCGGACGAGCTGCCCACAACGCAGCGTCACATGACCTTCCACGTGCCCTTTGACCCCCAGAGGTCTAGGCAGCTGGTGTCAGAGTGGAAGCAGCGCTCGCTGGAGCTCCGGAGCCAGAGCTCACGAGACGAGGATGAGGGGATGGATGGAAGGGATGGAgatgagggaggagaaggaggggatcAGGAGATGCCTTCATCTCTTTATCCCACAGTGCAAGCCAACAAAGGCATCGCCACGCCGACTGGATCACGGATGGTGGTGGCACCCCCACTTGTTCACATCCCCGAGGAGGCCACTCGACCGCCGCCTGTCTCCCCCAAGAGTGCCAAGACCCGCGCCAAGTGGCTGTCACTCACCGAGGGAGGAGGGGTAAAAGAACCGGGTCCAGGCCCCATCGCGGTGTCGACTCCCCGGGTGCCCAACACACAGCCCAACCAGCTGCCCAGCCAGCAAAGAGTCACTCAG GTGATAGCCATGTCCAAGCAGCAGGGTCACGGACACCTCACATCGTCCACTAAGACATCGGAAGGTGGCTCTTCCTCCGGCGGTGGGTCCAACTGCTCCGAGTCGCCCTACTACCGGATCCCATCTGATCGAGACAGCTGCACTGGCAGCAACCCAGGGAGCATCGCGGGAAGTGGGAGCATTGTCACAATTGACGCTCATGCCCCCCACCACCCAGTGGTGCGTGTGTCAGCCAGTAACGGCAAGCCGTGGGAGTGGAGAAACACCATCAGTGGTAACATGATGGCCGCCGACACGTCAGGGGACAAACACCGCGCGGCGCTGCAGCGACAGGAAAATGTTAGTCAGTATCGGGATTACCGGACGCTCCCAGTCAAAACGGACTCACTCTGCTCCTCCTCGGCCAGCGGCAGCGCAGAAGGAGGAGCAGACCTGCCTCCCCCACCTCTCCccacttcttcctctcctctgcctccccctcctcagCTGTCCTCATCCCCTCTaccgccacctcctcctcactcgTCTTCTTCCCCTttgcctccacctccacacccGAGCTCCTCTCcaattcctcctcctcttcctcaccatGCCTCGTCTCACATGCCTCTCCCACCTCACCTGTCCTCTCAGATGTCCCCACCACCCCTCCCGACATCCTCCCAAatgcctccacctcctcactCATCCTCCTCTCAAATGCCCCCACCTCCACACCCATCCCTAGCTCAAATGCCCCCACCTCCACACCCATCCTTAGTTCAAATGCCCCCACCTCCACACCCATCCTTAGCTCAAATGCCCCCACCTCCACACCCATCCTTAACTCAAATGCCCCCACCTCCACACCCATCCTCTTCCCCTCTCCCACCGCCACCTCACCACTCATCCTCCATGCCGCCGCCTCCGCACCCCTCCTGCTCCAGCATGCTTCCCCCTCCACCCCATCCTGACCTACTGATGGACGGCCACAGCCAGGGACTGTCCCGCACCTCCACGCTGCCTCGTCGGCCCTCGGTCTCCGCCCGCAGCCATGCTGAGCAGGAGCACTACTACAAGGCCATGCAGAATGAGAGGATGTTATAG